From a single Nicotiana tabacum cultivar K326 chromosome 8, ASM71507v2, whole genome shotgun sequence genomic region:
- the LOC107782025 gene encoding eukaryotic translation initiation factor 2 subunit beta gives MAEEENQNELKEEVADIAPFDPTKKKKKKKVVIQDPADDSVDSLAEKTENLSVSEGLEATFSGKKKKKKPAHSDLLSDEKESVGEDVDDHLGDDEAAGEIVLQQYPWEGTDRDYEYEELLGRVFNILRENNPELAGDRRRTVMRPPQVLREGTKKTVFVNFMDLCKTMHRQPEHVMTFLLAEMGTSGSLDGQQRLVIKGRFAPKNFEGILRRYVNEYVICNGCKSPDTILSKENRLFFLRCEKCGSGRSVAPIKAGFVARVGRRKAGT, from the exons ATAGCACCTTTTGATcctacaaaaaagaagaaaaagaagaaggttgTAATTCAAGATCCTGCAGATGACTCTGTTGATAGCTTGGCTGAGAAAACTGAGAATTTATCTG TTTCTGAGGGCCTTGAGGCTACGTTTTCtggtaaaaagaagaagaagaagccg GCACACTCTGATCTCCTTAGTGATGAGAAGGAAAGCGTCGGCGAAGATGTGGATG ATCACCTTGGAGATGATGAAGCTGCTGGAGAAATTGTCCTGCAACAATATCCTTGGGAGGGAACAGATAGAGATTATGAATATGAGGAG CTTCTGGGCAGAGTATTCAACATTCTACGTGAGAATAATCCTGAACTTGCTGGAGATAGGCGTAGGACAGTTATGAGGCCTCCTCAAGTTCTTCGTGAAGGCACAAAGAAAACTGTGTTTGTGAATTTCATGGATCTTTGCAAGAC GATGCATAGGCAGCCAGAGCATGTTATGACTTTCTTGCTGGCTGAAATGGGGACTAGTGGATCACTTGATGGGCAGCAAAGATTGGTCATCAAGGGAAGATTTGCTCCAAAGAATTTTGAAGGAATCCTCCGGCGATATGTCA ATGAGTATGTCATCTGCAATGGATGTAAAAGTCCAGATACTATCCTTTCTAAGGAGAACCGTCTATTCTTCCTCAGATGCGAGAAG TGTGGTTCTGGAAGATCAGTTGCTCCTATCAAGGCTGGGTTCGTTGCTCGTGTTGGCAGGCGGAAAGCTGGGACTTAA